Proteins encoded by one window of Gouania willdenowi chromosome 4, fGouWil2.1, whole genome shotgun sequence:
- the LOC114462198 gene encoding homeodomain-interacting protein kinase 2-like has product MSQFLFSGTSAAATAELQVLHSSTVDYSILECVGEGNFGKVVKCQNLSNNETVAVKIIKEGFEEDLEHEISMLKLISVLDADRTNLLKFYEHFVYMNYNCLVFEILDVDLYTLMENREWEYLSLIEIRSIAEQLLVALDSLKDLGIIHTDVKPDNVMVVSGKIQPLKVKLIDFGLAITTSSMEPGLDIQPLGYRAPEVSIGLPFSEAIDVWGLGCLLTFLYIGENLLSVSCDYQMMKRVSELLGLPKDDQLQAGVHTRSFFCEAEGSPKWRLMTPEEYEAVNNIVPEEQQRFVEFSSLDDLVNVHPGEESGEAEDRKAFVDLLKQLLRLDGDERISPVRLSFTTSSPHPTSTSRRPADTINPPHRLITQPALHLVKSLFWIKPV; this is encoded by the exons ATGTCCCAATTTCTGTTCTCTGGAACTTCAGCTGCTGCAA CAGCTGAACTTCAGGTTCTCCACAGCAGCACTGTGGATTACTCCATCCTGGAGTGTGTTGGTGAAGGCAACTTTGGGAAGGTGGTCAAGTGCCAGAACCTCAGCAACAATGAGACGGTGGCTGTAAAAATAATCAAGGAGGGCTTTGAAGAAGATCTTGAGCATGAG atttccaTGCTGAAGTTAATCAGTGTCCTTGATGCTGACCGCACAAATTTGCTCAAATTTTATGAGCATTTTGTGTACATGAACTACAACTGCCTGGTATTTGAGATTCTGGACGTCGACCTTTACACTCTAATGGAAAACCGAGAGTGGGAGTACCTGAGTCTGATTGAAATCCGTTCTATTGCTGAGCAG CTACTGGTGGCTTTAGATTCCCTGAAAGACCTTGGAATCATTCACACTGACGTAAAACCTGACAATGTCATGGTGGTCAGTGGGAAGATCCAGCCATTGAAAGTCAAACTAATCGACTTTGGTCTGGCTATTACAACTTCCAGCATGGAGCCTGGCCTTGACATTCAGCCTCTAGGATACAG GGCTCCTGAAGTCTCCATTGGCCTTCCCTTCAGTGAGGCCATTGATGTGTGGGGCCTGGGTTGTTTGCTCACATTCCTCTACATTGGAGAAAACCTCTTGTCTGTGTCCTGTGATTACCAGATGATGAAGCGTGTTTCAGAGCTTCTTGGTCTACCAAAGGACGACCAGCTCCAGGCCGGGGTTCACACCAGGAGcttcttttgtgaggctgaGGGAAGCCCAAAATGGCGATTGATG ACACCAGAGGAATATGAAGCTGTGAACAACATCGTACCTGAGGAGCAACAACGTTTCGTTGAGTTCTCTTCTTTGGATGATCTGGTTAAT GTTCATCCAGGAGAAGAAAGTGGTGAGGCTGAGGACAGAAAAGCCTTTGTCGACCTGCTGAAGCAGCTCCTGCGCTTGGATGGAGATGAAAGGATCTCTCCTGTCAGGCTCAGTTTCACCACTTCTTCACCACATCCCACCTCAACCAGCAGGAGACCAGCAGACACTATCAACCCTCCTCACAGGTTGATAACACAACCTGCCCTGCATCTGGTGAAGAGTCTGTTCTGGATCAAGCCTGTGTGA
- the zar1 gene encoding LOW QUALITY PROTEIN: zygote arrest protein 1 (The sequence of the model RefSeq protein was modified relative to this genomic sequence to represent the inferred CDS: inserted 1 base in 1 codon), translated as MATYGEEPVDSYLYSNYRPPRHRDGWKYKGFYSHYGDPSDTFNNQQRAQLRSILSQINPKLTPRLRKANTKDVAVQVNPKTDASVQCSIGPRTLQAMKRDLQRRRRPEPGTSPGEPRTGSPGGVRYPRTLAVYSPVAYRSVTSFLVDENNNNKETSCGEVQDAEEQGDPPXQHGGNPRENTEKNEDLGPGEPEKVDTDPDQSKNTWSKQGRSEGGQNPEVAKGVVRMRFQFLEQKYGYYHCRACNLRWESAYVWCVQGTNKVYFKQFCRKCQKEFNPYRVEDITCHTCNKARCSCSLKQRHVDPKRPHRQDLCGRCKGKRLSCDSTFSFKYII; from the exons ATGGCAACGTACGGTGAGGAGCCCGTCGACAGCTACTTGTACTCTAACTACAGACCTCCGCGGCACAGAGACGGCTGGAAATATAAGGGGTTCTATTCCCACTATGGAGACCCCTCAGACACCTTCAACAACCAGCAGAGAGCCCAGCTCAGGTCCATCCTGTCCCAGATCAACCCCAAACTCACGCCCCGGCTGCGGAAGGCCAACACCAAGGACGTGGCGGTGCAGGTCAACCCGAAGACGGACGCCTCGGTGCAGTGCTCCATCGGGCCGCGGACTCTCCAGGCCATGAAGCGGGATCTGCAGCGCAGGAGGAGGCCGGAGCCGGGCACATCTCCAGGGGAGCCTAGAACGGGCTCCCCGGGTGGTGTGCGCTACCCCCGCACCTTGGCCGTGTATTCACCTGTGGCCTACCGCAGCGTCACCTCGTTCCTGGTGGacgagaacaacaacaacaaggagaCCTCCTGTGGAGAGGTGCAGGACGCAGAGGAACAAGGTGACCCAC ACCAGCACGGAGGGAACCCACGGGAGAACACGGAAAAGAACGAGGACTTGGGTCCTGGTGAACCAGAGAAGGTCGACACAGATCCGGATCAGAGTAAGAACACCTGGTCCAAGCAGGGCCGGAGTGAGGGGGGCCAAAACCCAGAGGTGGCCAAGGGCGTGGTGCGCATGCGCTTCCAG TTCCTGGAACAGAAGTATGGATACTATCACTGCAGAGCATGCAACCTGCGATGGGAGAGTGCCTATGTGTGGTGTGTTCAGGGCACCAACAAG GTCTACTTCAAACAGTTTTGCAGAAAATGCCAAAAGGAATTCAACCCATATCGCGTTGAGGACATCACCTGTCAT ACTTGCAACAAAGCTCGCTGCTCCTGTTCACTAAAACAACGGCACGTGGACCCCAAACGGCCGCACAGGCAGGACCTGTGTGGCAGATGCAAAGGAAAGCGTCTCTCCTGTGACAGTACATTCAGCTTCAAATACATCATCTGA
- the slc10a4 gene encoding LOW QUALITY PROTEIN: sodium/bile acid cotransporter 4 (The sequence of the model RefSeq protein was modified relative to this genomic sequence to represent the inferred CDS: inserted 3 bases in 3 codons; deleted 2 bases in 1 codon; substituted 1 base at 1 genomic stop codon) codes for MQTSSLIPGGGAQHAAVMRSMAGSCGVHQRTGTMRGCGGAVLRDAMRSDPGADFASVLQDRGPRTSFPAFWDSPLSHGINVFVGLVLCFTMLGLGCTVEVSQLGEHIRRPIGVLRAVVCQXVIMPLVAFLLALAFSLDDVAAMAVLLCGCCPGGNLSXIMSLLVHGEMNLSIIMTISSTLLALVLMPLCLXIYSRAWINTPVVNSCPLGAIILTLCSTLIPIGLGVMLRYQLPPACVVLVXASLWSLLITLVMLFILTGAMLGPDLLSTIPPSVYVVALLMPLCGYAAGYGLAVLFDLPPNCRRAVSLETGCQNVQLCTAILKLAFPPQLVGGMYMFPLLYALFQAAEAGVFILVYRMYRKQVLHKADPAEDGEDTDITYQRFQDDEDFDSCYGAVTVSDPNTIMLDPCPPDPTPV; via the exons ATGCAGACCTCCAGCCTTATACCGGGAGGCGGTGCGCAGCATGCGGCCGTGATGCGCTCCATGGCGGGAAGCTGTGGTGTCCACCAGAGGACGGGGACAATGCGCGGCTGTGGAGGCGCCGTGCTCCGGGACGCAATGAGATCGGACCCCGGAGCTGACTTTGCTTCGGTTCTTCAGGACCGAGGGCCCCGCACCTCGTTCCCCGCTTTCTGGGACTCCCCACTGAGCCACGGAATCAACGTGTTTGTGGGACTGGTGCTGTGCTTCACCATGCTGGGGCTGGGCTGCACCGTGGAGGTTAGTCAGCTGGGGGAACATATCCGCAGACCCATCGGGGTGCTGCGGGCTGTGGTGTGTC TTGTGATCATGCCCCTGGTGGCCTTTCTTTTGGCTCTAGCCTTCTCCTTGGATGATGTGGCGGCCATGGCCGTGCTCCTCTGTGGCTGCTGTCCGGGAGGAAACTTAT ACATCATGTCTCTGCTTGTGCACGGAGAGATGAACCTCAG CATCATCATGACCATCTCCTCCACCCTGCTGGCCCTGGTTCTGATGCCTCTGTGCC TGATCTACAGCAGAGCCTGGATCAACACACCTGTGGTTAAC TCATGCCCTTTGGGGGCCATCATCCTCACCCTGTGCAGCACTCTCATTCCTATTGGTTTGGGGGTGATGTTGAGGTACCAGCTACCACCCGC GTGTGTTGTGTTGGTATAGGCGTCTCTGTGGTCTCTGCTCATCACCCTGGTGATGCTGTTCATCCTGACTGGAGCCATGCTGGGACCAGACCTGCTGTCCACCATCCCTCCCTCTGTGTACGTGGTGGCCCTCCTGATGCCTCTGTGCGGCTACGCTGCAGGCTACGGCCTGGCCGTGCTCTTTGATCTTCCTCCCAACTGTCGCAGGGCCGTGTCTCTGGAGACGGGCTGTCAGAACGTGCAGCTGTGCACGGCCATCCTGAAGCTGGCCTTTCCTCCTCAGCTGGTGGGAGGCATGTACATGTTCCCCCTGCTCTACGCCCTGTTCCAAGCAGCAGAGGCTGGAGTTTTCATCCTGGTGTACAGGATGTACAGGAAGCAGGTCCTCCATAAGGCTGACCCAGCAGAGGATGGAGAGGACACGGATATAACGTACCAAAGGTTCCAGGATGATGAAGACTTTGACTCGTGTTATGGGGCAGTGACTGTGAGCGACCCAAATACTATCATGTTGGACCCCTGTCCTCCTGATCCTACGCCTGTCTAA